One genomic region from Gemmobacter aquarius encodes:
- a CDS encoding SURF1 family protein, with protein sequence MLRRMIVPLLFGLAGAAVLIGLGVWQMQRLSWKEAVLADIDARIVAAPVGLPEAVDRVRDSYLPVRVKGRFTGEHVDVLVSRKQIGAGVRVVEVFETGAAGGVRRVLVDRGFVTDDLRDAPRVSGEAEVVGNLHWPDEVDGYTPPPDPKTGLWFARDADAIAASLRTEPVFIIAAAPTGGAIEPMAVDTSTIPNDHLQYAITWFSLAAVWLGMTVYLLWRIRQRTV encoded by the coding sequence ATGTTGCGCCGGATGATTGTGCCTTTGCTGTTCGGCTTGGCGGGGGCGGCGGTTCTGATCGGGCTTGGTGTCTGGCAGATGCAGCGGCTGTCGTGGAAAGAGGCGGTGCTGGCCGACATCGACGCGCGGATCGTGGCGGCGCCGGTCGGGCTGCCCGAAGCGGTCGACCGTGTGCGCGACAGCTATCTGCCGGTGCGGGTGAAGGGGCGGTTCACGGGCGAGCATGTCGATGTGCTGGTGAGCCGCAAGCAGATTGGCGCAGGGGTGCGGGTGGTCGAGGTGTTCGAGACCGGGGCCGCAGGCGGTGTGCGGCGGGTGCTGGTGGACCGTGGGTTCGTGACCGACGATCTGCGGGATGCGCCGCGGGTTTCGGGAGAGGCCGAGGTGGTCGGAAACCTGCATTGGCCCGACGAGGTGGATGGCTATACGCCACCGCCAGACCCCAAGACCGGGCTGTGGTTTGCCCGCGACGCCGATGCGATTGCCGCGAGCCTGCGGACCGAGCCGGTGTTTATTATCGCGGCCGCGCCAACCGGTGGCGCGATCGAGCCGATGGCGGTCGATACTTCGACTATTCCCAATGACCATCTGCAATATGCGATCACGTGGTTTTCGCTGGCGGCGGTCTGGCTGGGGATGACAGTCTATCTTCTCTGGCGTATCAGGCAGCGGACGGTTTGA
- the thrC gene encoding threonine synthase: MNYISTRGAAPVLTFGEAMMTGLARDGGLYVPETVPVMAKAEIAALAGLTYEEIAFRVMRPFLGDTFRDDEFRELIAKAYSGFGHAARAPLVQLGANHFLLELFHGPTLAFKDFAMQLIGQMMQAALAKTGERITIVGATSGDTGSAAMEAFRGLSNVDLFILFPHGRVSDVQRRQMTTPSEANVHALAMDGDFDDCQARVKDMFNDFAFRDGVRLAGVNSINWARVLAQVVYYFSSAVSLGAPERAVSFTVPTGNFGDIFAGYIARKMGLPIEQLVIATNHNDILDRAMRSGAYKTDGVKPSISPSMDIQVSSNFERALFDAYGRDGGAVSQLMAELKAGGFAISQGALQMLRGTFASGRCSEDETIATIRHAFATTGEVLCPHSAVGVKVAGEHLGAVPMITLATAHPAKFPDAVEAAMGARPALPLRMGDLFDRPERMTRVPNDLAALQAVVRERTAR, translated from the coding sequence ATGAATTACATCTCGACCCGTGGTGCAGCACCGGTTCTGACCTTTGGCGAAGCGATGATGACGGGCCTTGCGCGGGACGGCGGGCTTTATGTGCCCGAAACCGTGCCGGTGATGGCCAAGGCCGAGATCGCGGCGCTGGCCGGGTTGACCTATGAGGAGATCGCGTTCCGGGTGATGCGGCCGTTTCTGGGCGACACCTTCCGCGATGATGAATTCCGCGAGTTGATCGCCAAGGCCTATAGCGGCTTTGGCCATGCCGCGCGGGCGCCGCTGGTGCAGCTCGGGGCGAACCATTTCCTGCTGGAGCTGTTTCACGGGCCGACCTTGGCGTTCAAGGATTTCGCCATGCAGCTGATCGGGCAGATGATGCAGGCGGCGCTGGCCAAGACCGGCGAGCGTATCACCATCGTGGGGGCCACGAGCGGCGATACCGGATCGGCGGCGATGGAGGCGTTCCGGGGGTTGAGCAATGTCGATCTGTTCATCCTGTTCCCGCATGGCCGCGTGTCGGACGTGCAGCGGCGGCAGATGACCACGCCTTCCGAGGCGAATGTCCATGCGCTGGCGATGGACGGGGATTTCGACGATTGCCAAGCCCGCGTTAAGGACATGTTCAACGATTTCGCATTCCGTGACGGGGTGCGGCTGGCGGGGGTGAACAGCATCAACTGGGCGCGGGTGCTGGCGCAGGTGGTGTATTATTTCAGCAGCGCGGTGTCTTTGGGTGCGCCGGAGCGGGCGGTTTCGTTCACGGTGCCCACGGGGAATTTCGGCGACATCTTCGCAGGCTACATCGCGCGCAAGATGGGGCTTCCCATCGAGCAACTGGTGATCGCGACCAACCATAACGATATTCTGGACCGTGCGATGCGGTCGGGGGCCTATAAGACCGACGGGGTGAAGCCGTCGATCAGCCCGTCGATGGACATTCAGGTGTCTAGCAATTTCGAGCGGGCTTTGTTCGATGCCTACGGGCGCGATGGCGGGGCCGTGTCGCAGTTGATGGCCGAATTGAAGGCGGGTGGTTTTGCCATCAGCCAAGGCGCTTTGCAGATGCTGCGCGGCACCTTTGCCTCGGGGCGCTGTTCCGAGGACGAGACTATCGCCACGATCCGCCACGCTTTTGCAACCACGGGCGAGGTCTTGTGCCCGCATTCCGCCGTGGGGGTGAAGGTTGCCGGGGAGCATCTAGGGGCTGTCCCGATGATTACGCTGGCCACGGCGCATCCGGCGAAGTTTCCCGATGCGGTCGAGGCGGCGATGGGCGCGCGGCCGGCGCTGCCGCTGCGGATGGGCGATCTGTTCGACCGGCCCGAGCGGATGACCCGCGTTCCGAATGATCTGGCCGCGCTTCAGGCCGTTGTGCGCGAAAGGACTGCGCGTTGA
- a CDS encoding M16 family metallopeptidase, which yields MPGLLSASAGVWVTAGGRHERAEQNGIAHFLEHMAFKGTKRRSALRIAEEIEDVGGYINAYTSREMTAYYARVLSADVRMALDVIADIVLNPVFDAKEIETERGVILQEIGQALDTPDDIIFDWLQEVSYPDQPFGRTILGPSERVGAFKKKDLQTFVAEHYGPDQMILAAAGGVDHDSIVAQAEELFGHLKPVGDARLQKALFGGGERREVKDLEQVHFALAFEGPGYRAPDVYAAQVYATAMGGGMSSRLFQKIREERGLCYSIFAQSGAYEDTGQITVYAGTSEDEIGDLVGLTVDEMKRAADDMSEAEVARARAQLKAGMLMGLESPSNRAERNARLLAIWGRVPGVEEVVARIDAVGVGDVRAYAASVAVAKSAVALYGPVADAPGLEAIRARLAA from the coding sequence ATGCCGGGGCTGTTGTCTGCATCCGCCGGGGTCTGGGTGACGGCGGGGGGGCGCCACGAGCGGGCCGAGCAGAACGGGATCGCGCATTTTCTGGAACATATGGCGTTCAAGGGGACGAAGCGTCGGTCGGCTTTGCGGATTGCCGAAGAGATCGAGGATGTGGGGGGCTATATCAACGCCTATACCAGCCGCGAGATGACCGCCTATTACGCGCGGGTGCTGTCGGCCGATGTGCGGATGGCGCTGGATGTGATCGCCGATATCGTGCTGAACCCGGTGTTCGACGCGAAGGAGATCGAGACCGAGCGGGGCGTGATCTTGCAGGAAATCGGGCAGGCGCTGGATACGCCCGATGACATCATCTTTGACTGGTTGCAGGAGGTGTCTTATCCTGACCAGCCGTTCGGGCGCACCATTCTGGGGCCGTCCGAGCGGGTGGGGGCGTTCAAGAAGAAGGACTTGCAGACCTTTGTGGCCGAGCATTACGGGCCGGACCAGATGATACTGGCCGCTGCGGGCGGGGTCGATCACGACAGCATCGTGGCGCAGGCGGAAGAACTGTTCGGGCATCTGAAACCGGTGGGTGACGCGCGCTTGCAAAAGGCGCTGTTCGGGGGTGGCGAGCGGCGCGAGGTCAAGGATCTGGAGCAGGTGCATTTCGCGCTGGCCTTCGAGGGGCCGGGATACCGCGCGCCCGATGTCTACGCAGCGCAGGTTTACGCCACGGCGATGGGCGGCGGCATGTCGAGCCGCCTGTTCCAGAAGATCCGCGAGGAGCGGGGGTTGTGCTATTCGATCTTTGCCCAGTCGGGCGCCTATGAGGATACGGGGCAGATCACGGTTTATGCCGGAACGTCCGAAGACGAGATCGGCGATCTGGTGGGGCTGACGGTCGACGAGATGAAGCGTGCCGCTGACGATATGAGCGAGGCCGAGGTGGCACGGGCGCGGGCGCAGTTGAAGGCAGGCATGCTGATGGGGCTGGAAAGCCCGTCAAACCGCGCCGAGCGCAACGCCCGGCTTCTGGCGATCTGGGGGCGCGTGCCGGGGGTCGAGGAAGTGGTGGCACGGATCGACGCGGTGGGCGTGGGCGATGTGCGGGCCTATGCCGCATCTGTCGCGGTGGCGAAGTCGGCGGTGGCGCTTTATGGCCCCGTCGCCGATGCGCCCGGTCTGGAGGCGATCCGCGCTAGGCTCGCCGCCTGA
- a CDS encoding GNAT family N-acetyltransferase, protein MLAFRRKVRIETERMTLRLPQHGDWKPWAMLRAESAGFLAPWEPSWAEDHLTRRSFTNRVYWAARAEAQGTALPLMLVRREDQALLGAITLDNIRRGPSQSGTLGYWIGEQFSRRGYMKEAILGVVHHAFNVMDLSRIEAACLPENAASRGVLERCGFKYEGVAQSYLQIAGRWRNHVLYASLRTDRRGRTDVG, encoded by the coding sequence ATGCTGGCTTTTCGCCGCAAGGTCCGCATCGAGACCGAGCGCATGACGCTGCGCCTGCCGCAGCATGGCGACTGGAAGCCCTGGGCGATGCTGCGGGCGGAAAGCGCCGGGTTTCTGGCGCCGTGGGAGCCGTCCTGGGCCGAGGATCACCTGACGCGGCGGTCTTTCACCAACCGTGTCTATTGGGCGGCGCGGGCCGAAGCGCAGGGCACGGCGCTGCCCTTGATGCTGGTCAGGCGCGAGGATCAGGCGCTTTTGGGGGCGATCACACTCGACAACATCCGTCGTGGCCCGTCGCAATCGGGCACGCTGGGTTATTGGATCGGCGAGCAATTCTCGCGCCGCGGTTATATGAAGGAAGCGATCCTTGGCGTGGTGCATCATGCCTTTAACGTGATGGATCTGAGCCGGATCGAGGCGGCCTGCCTGCCCGAGAATGCGGCATCGCGCGGTGTGCTGGAGAGATGCGGCTTCAAATACGAGGGTGTGGCGCAAAGCTATCTGCAAATCGCGGGGCGCTGGCGCAACCATGTGCTTTACGCGAGCCTGCGGACAGACCGGCGCGGTCGCACGGACGTGGGCTGA